A region from the Variovorax paradoxus genome encodes:
- a CDS encoding homoserine dehydrogenase yields the protein MYRDPVQSLEPLPSRPAAIRALRVGMIGIGTVGSGTFRVLARNQAEIAGRAGRPIELVMVAARNLERAAGVVGGNVPLTDEPLRVATHPDVDVVVEVAGGTGPARDWVLAAIAHGKHVVTANKALLAVHGAEIFAAARRHGVAVAYEGAVAVSIPIVKALREGLTANRIEWVAGIINGTTNFILSKMQDEGLDFESALAQAQALGYAEADPAFDIEGIDAAHKLTLLAANAFGTSVRLADVQVEGITALQRVDVACAEQLGYRIKLLGVARRSEEGMELRVQPALVPASHLMAHVNGSMNGVMVKGDAAGVTMYYGAGAGSEQTASAVIADLVDVARLAGTHAAQRVPHLGFHAHAMGELPVLPRAATCSSHYLRIPVHAASQIEAVSGWLTGQQVPVRQVALAAAQLGMGAQVLVLTQPMRQGAMDLALHALQSHPSVAGKVTALRVEELA from the coding sequence ATGTACCGCGATCCAGTCCAGTCACTCGAACCCCTGCCCAGCCGCCCTGCGGCCATTCGCGCGCTGCGCGTGGGCATGATCGGCATCGGCACCGTCGGCTCGGGCACGTTCCGGGTGCTGGCGCGCAACCAGGCCGAGATCGCGGGTCGCGCGGGCCGGCCCATCGAGCTGGTGATGGTGGCGGCGCGCAACCTGGAGCGCGCCGCCGGCGTCGTGGGCGGGAATGTTCCATTGACGGACGAGCCGCTGCGCGTGGCCACCCACCCCGATGTCGATGTGGTGGTGGAAGTGGCCGGCGGCACCGGCCCGGCGCGCGATTGGGTGCTGGCCGCCATCGCGCACGGCAAGCATGTGGTCACGGCCAACAAGGCCTTGCTTGCGGTGCATGGTGCCGAGATCTTTGCCGCGGCCCGGCGGCATGGCGTGGCCGTGGCCTACGAGGGTGCGGTGGCGGTGAGCATCCCTATCGTCAAGGCGCTGCGCGAGGGCCTCACGGCCAACCGCATCGAATGGGTGGCGGGCATCATCAACGGCACCACCAACTTCATCCTGAGCAAGATGCAGGACGAAGGCCTGGACTTCGAGTCCGCGCTGGCACAGGCCCAGGCACTGGGCTATGCCGAGGCCGATCCGGCCTTCGACATCGAGGGCATCGACGCCGCGCACAAGCTCACGCTGCTGGCCGCCAATGCGTTCGGCACGTCCGTACGCCTGGCCGATGTGCAGGTGGAAGGCATCACGGCGCTGCAGCGGGTGGACGTGGCCTGCGCCGAACAGCTGGGCTACCGCATCAAGCTGCTGGGCGTCGCGCGGCGCAGCGAAGAGGGCATGGAGCTGCGCGTGCAGCCCGCGCTGGTGCCCGCATCGCACCTGATGGCGCATGTGAACGGATCGATGAACGGCGTCATGGTCAAGGGCGATGCGGCCGGCGTCACGATGTACTACGGCGCGGGCGCCGGCTCCGAGCAGACCGCATCGGCGGTGATTGCCGACCTGGTCGACGTGGCGCGGCTGGCCGGCACCCATGCCGCGCAGCGCGTGCCGCACCTCGGGTTTCATGCGCATGCGATGGGCGAGCTGCCGGTGCTGCCCCGTGCCGCAACGTGTTCTTCGCACTACCTGCGCATACCCGTGCATGCCGCAAGCCAGATCGAGGCGGTGTCGGGCTGGCTGACCGGGCAGCAGGTGCCGGTGCGGCAGGTGGCGCTGGCGGCCGCGCAGCTCGGCATGGGCGCGCAGGTGCTGGTGCTGACACAGCCGATGCGGCAGGGCGCGATGGACCTGGCGCTGCATGCGCTGCAGTCGCATCCCTCGGTCGCGGGAAAAGTCACGGCGCTGCGGGTGGAGGAACTGGCGTGA
- the ybaL gene encoding YbaL family putative K(+) efflux transporter, with protein MPHSVSLINTIAAGLGLALVFGFLALRLRLPALVGYLLAGVIIGPFTPGFVADAGIAAQLAEIGVMLLMFGVGLHFSLDDLLAVRKIALPGALAQIAVATLLGGALALWWGWQWGEALVFGLALSVASTVVLLRALENLGILDSFTGRIAVGWLVVEDLAMVLVLVLMPPLAGALGGHADTSANPADPLWQTLGVTLLQVGGFVALMLVVGRRAFPWILWQVTRTGSRELFTLCVIAAAVSIAFASAALFGVSFALGAFFAGMVMRESEFSHRAAQESLPLRDAFAVLFFVSVGMLFDPSVLVERPLQVLAVVGVIVLGKSIAACALVLAFRYPLGTALTVSASLAQIGEFSFILAGLGVSLGLLPVEGQSLILAGALISIATNPLWFSLIAPLQKWLHGRVSLARGLESHDHPLAELPTTTEARYLSSQVVLVGYGRVGRRIASELEAHDIPYVVAEHNRELVEKLREAGVAAVWGDAAEPAVLIQAHIARARVLVVAIPDAMNVRQMMETARTLNPAIETVIRSHNEEEAQLLTREMAATVFLGEQELAQAMARDVVRRAAAAAA; from the coding sequence ATGCCCCACAGCGTTTCCCTGATCAACACCATTGCCGCTGGCCTGGGGCTGGCGCTCGTGTTCGGTTTCCTGGCGCTGCGGCTGCGGCTGCCGGCCCTGGTGGGCTACCTGCTCGCGGGCGTGATCATCGGGCCCTTCACGCCGGGCTTCGTGGCCGACGCGGGCATCGCTGCGCAGCTGGCCGAAATCGGCGTGATGCTGCTGATGTTCGGCGTGGGGCTGCATTTTTCGCTCGACGATCTGCTGGCGGTGCGCAAGATCGCGCTGCCGGGTGCACTGGCGCAGATCGCGGTGGCCACGCTGCTGGGCGGTGCGCTGGCGCTCTGGTGGGGCTGGCAGTGGGGCGAGGCGCTGGTCTTCGGGCTGGCGCTGTCGGTGGCGAGCACGGTCGTGCTGCTGCGGGCGCTCGAGAACCTGGGCATTCTCGATTCGTTCACCGGGCGCATTGCGGTCGGCTGGCTGGTGGTCGAGGACCTGGCCATGGTGCTGGTCCTGGTGCTGATGCCGCCGCTCGCAGGCGCTCTGGGCGGCCATGCCGACACTTCAGCCAACCCCGCCGATCCGCTGTGGCAGACGCTCGGCGTCACGCTGCTGCAGGTGGGCGGGTTCGTGGCGCTGATGCTGGTGGTGGGGCGGCGCGCGTTTCCGTGGATTCTCTGGCAGGTCACGCGCACCGGCTCGCGCGAGCTGTTCACGCTGTGCGTGATCGCGGCCGCGGTCAGCATCGCCTTTGCCTCGGCGGCGCTGTTCGGCGTGTCGTTCGCGCTGGGCGCTTTTTTCGCGGGCATGGTGATGCGCGAATCGGAATTCAGCCACCGCGCGGCGCAGGAGTCGCTGCCCCTGCGCGATGCCTTCGCGGTGCTGTTCTTCGTGTCGGTGGGCATGCTCTTCGATCCCTCGGTGCTCGTCGAGCGGCCGCTGCAAGTGCTGGCGGTGGTGGGCGTGATCGTGCTGGGCAAGTCGATTGCCGCCTGCGCGCTGGTGCTGGCGTTCCGCTATCCATTGGGCACGGCGCTCACGGTGAGCGCCAGCCTCGCGCAGATCGGGGAGTTCTCTTTCATTCTTGCGGGGCTTGGCGTGTCGCTCGGCCTGCTGCCGGTGGAAGGGCAGAGCCTCATCCTGGCCGGCGCGCTGATTTCCATCGCCACCAATCCGCTGTGGTTCAGCCTGATCGCGCCGCTGCAGAAATGGCTGCATGGCCGTGTCTCCCTGGCGCGTGGCCTCGAATCGCACGACCATCCGCTGGCCGAATTGCCGACCACCACCGAGGCCAGGTATCTCTCCAGCCAGGTGGTGCTCGTGGGCTACGGCCGCGTCGGGCGCCGCATTGCGTCGGAGCTGGAGGCGCACGACATTCCCTACGTGGTGGCGGAGCACAACCGCGAACTGGTGGAAAAACTGCGCGAGGCCGGCGTAGCGGCGGTATGGGGCGACGCGGCGGAACCGGCCGTGCTGATCCAGGCGCACATCGCGCGTGCCCGGGTATTGGTGGTGGCCATCCCGGACGCCATGAACGTGCGCCAGATGATGGAGACCGCCCGCACCCTCAACCCGGCCATCGAAACCGTGATCCGCAGCCACAACGAGGAGGAAGCGCAGCTGCTGACGCGAGAGATGGCCGCCACGGTCTTCCTGGGCGAACAGGAACTCGCGCAGGCCATGGCGCGCGACGTGGTGCGGCGCGCAGCAGCGGCTGCCGCCTGA
- a CDS encoding dicarboxylate/amino acid:cation symporter encodes MADTTITPTRKLPLYRSLYVQVITAVIIGVLLGHFYPALGEAMKPLGDGFIKLIKMIIAPIIFCTVVVGIAGMEDMKKVGKTGGLALLYFEIVSSIALVVGLLLVNLLKPGAGMNIDPSTLDTKALASYTGPGKMTGTVDFLLNVIPSTLVDAFAKGEILQVLLIAVLFGFALHRFGGRGTLVFDMIEKGSHVLFVIVGYIMKLAPIGAFGAMAFTIGKYGLGSLFSLGKLMGTFYLTCLLFIFVVLGLIARFHGFSIWKFIKYIKEELLIVLGTSSSESVLPRMMEKMENLGANKACVGLVIPTGYSFNLDGTSIYLTMAAVFIAQATNTPMTLMQEITLLAVLLLTSKGAAGVTGSGFIVLAATLSAVGHVPVAGLALILGIDRFMSEARALTNLIGNGVATIVVAKWTNELDTERLQAGLNNENWVEAQEPEVLEGARTSKMAD; translated from the coding sequence ATGGCAGACACAACAATCACACCCACCAGAAAGCTCCCTCTCTACCGCTCCCTTTACGTGCAGGTGATCACGGCGGTGATCATCGGCGTGCTGCTCGGCCATTTCTATCCCGCGCTGGGCGAGGCGATGAAGCCGCTGGGCGACGGCTTCATCAAGCTCATCAAGATGATCATCGCGCCGATCATCTTCTGCACGGTGGTGGTCGGCATCGCCGGCATGGAAGACATGAAGAAGGTCGGCAAGACCGGGGGCCTGGCGCTCCTGTACTTCGAGATCGTGAGCAGCATCGCGCTGGTGGTCGGCCTCTTGCTGGTCAACCTGCTGAAGCCCGGCGCGGGCATGAACATCGACCCGTCCACGCTCGACACCAAGGCGCTTGCGTCCTACACCGGCCCGGGCAAGATGACCGGCACGGTCGACTTCCTGCTCAACGTCATACCCAGCACGCTGGTCGATGCCTTCGCCAAGGGGGAGATCCTGCAGGTGCTGCTGATCGCGGTGCTGTTCGGCTTTGCGCTGCACCGCTTCGGCGGGCGCGGCACGCTGGTGTTCGACATGATCGAGAAGGGCTCGCACGTGCTGTTCGTGATCGTGGGCTACATCATGAAGCTGGCGCCCATCGGCGCCTTCGGCGCGATGGCGTTCACCATCGGCAAGTACGGGCTGGGCAGCCTGTTCTCGCTCGGCAAGCTGATGGGCACGTTCTACCTGACCTGCCTGCTGTTCATCTTCGTGGTGCTGGGGCTCATTGCGCGCTTTCATGGCTTCAGCATCTGGAAGTTCATCAAGTACATCAAGGAAGAACTGCTGATCGTGCTGGGCACCTCGTCCTCCGAGTCGGTGCTGCCGCGCATGATGGAGAAGATGGAGAACCTGGGCGCCAACAAGGCCTGCGTGGGCCTGGTGATTCCCACCGGCTACTCGTTTAACCTGGACGGCACCTCCATCTACCTGACGATGGCGGCCGTGTTCATTGCGCAGGCCACCAACACGCCGATGACGCTGATGCAGGAGATCACGCTGCTGGCCGTGCTGCTGCTCACGTCGAAGGGCGCGGCGGGTGTCACGGGCAGCGGCTTCATCGTGCTGGCCGCCACGCTCTCGGCCGTGGGCCACGTGCCTGTGGCGGGCCTGGCGCTGATCCTGGGCATCGACCGCTTCATGTCGGAGGCGCGCGCGCTGACCAACCTGATCGGCAACGGCGTGGCCACCATCGTGGTGGCCAAGTGGACCAACGAGCTCGACACCGAACGGCTGCAGGCCGGGCTCAACAACGAGAACTGGGTGGAGGCGCAGGAACCCGAAGTGCTCGAAGGCGCCCGAACCAGCAAGATGGCCGATTGA
- the phbB gene encoding acetoacetyl-CoA reductase encodes MSKKVAYVTGGMGGIGTAICQRLHKDGFTVVAGCGPTRDHAKWLAEQKALGFEFHASVGNVGDWQSTVEAFSAAKAAHGPIDVLVNNAGITRDRMFLKMTPEDWSAVIETNLNSMFNVTKQVVSDMVEKGWGRIINISSVNGAKGQAGQTNYSAAKAGMHGFTMALAQELANKGVTVNTVSPGYIGTDMVKAIRQEVLDKIVATIPVKRLGEPSEIASIIAWLATDEGGYSTGADFSVNGGLHMH; translated from the coding sequence ATGAGCAAGAAAGTTGCATATGTCACCGGAGGCATGGGTGGCATCGGAACAGCCATCTGCCAGCGCCTTCACAAGGACGGCTTCACCGTCGTTGCAGGCTGCGGCCCCACGCGCGACCATGCCAAATGGCTGGCCGAGCAGAAGGCCCTGGGCTTCGAGTTCCACGCCTCGGTCGGCAATGTCGGCGACTGGCAATCCACCGTCGAGGCTTTTTCCGCCGCCAAGGCAGCGCATGGCCCCATCGATGTGCTGGTCAACAACGCCGGCATCACGCGGGACCGCATGTTCCTGAAGATGACGCCCGAAGACTGGAGCGCGGTCATAGAGACCAACCTCAACAGCATGTTCAACGTCACCAAGCAGGTGGTGAGCGACATGGTCGAGAAGGGCTGGGGCCGCATCATCAACATCAGCTCGGTCAACGGCGCCAAGGGCCAGGCGGGGCAGACCAACTACTCGGCGGCCAAGGCCGGCATGCATGGCTTCACGATGGCGCTGGCGCAGGAGCTGGCGAACAAGGGCGTCACGGTCAACACCGTGAGCCCGGGCTACATCGGCACCGACATGGTCAAGGCCATCCGCCAGGAAGTGCTCGACAAGATCGTGGCCACCATCCCGGTCAAGCGCCTGGGCGAGCCGAGCGAAATTGCCTCCATCATCGCGTGGCTCGCCACGGACGAGGGCGGCTACAGCACCGGGGCCGACTTCTCGGTCAACGGCGGCCTGCACATGCACTGA
- a CDS encoding DJ-1/PfpI family protein: MNFGIVIFPEVEELDFVGPWEMLTLWSKLAAGPANCLIVAQAREPVVCAKGLSVNPHVSFADCPPLDYLLVPGGMGTRREVDNPEMVRFLAAQAPGCKALLSVCTGAFVLHAAGLLSGKTATTHWASLDRLRALGDVEVVERRFVQDGNVWTSAGVSAGTDLMLAFIAHAAGEEAAARVQLQAEYYPANTVYGSAASHERAPAYVRRSDV; encoded by the coding sequence ATGAATTTCGGAATCGTCATATTTCCGGAGGTCGAGGAACTCGATTTCGTCGGCCCCTGGGAAATGCTCACCCTGTGGAGCAAGCTCGCCGCCGGCCCCGCGAACTGCCTGATCGTCGCCCAGGCGCGCGAGCCGGTGGTCTGCGCCAAGGGCCTGTCGGTCAATCCGCATGTGTCTTTTGCCGACTGCCCGCCGCTCGACTACCTGCTCGTGCCGGGCGGCATGGGCACGCGCCGCGAGGTCGACAACCCCGAGATGGTGCGGTTCCTGGCCGCGCAGGCGCCCGGCTGCAAGGCGCTGCTGTCGGTGTGCACGGGGGCTTTCGTGCTCCACGCGGCCGGGCTGCTCTCCGGCAAAACCGCCACCACCCACTGGGCCTCGCTCGACCGGCTGCGCGCACTCGGCGATGTCGAGGTGGTCGAGCGGCGCTTCGTGCAGGACGGCAACGTCTGGACCTCGGCCGGCGTCTCGGCCGGCACCGACCTGATGCTTGCCTTCATCGCACACGCGGCGGGCGAGGAAGCCGCCGCTCGGGTGCAACTGCAGGCCGAGTACTACCCGGCGAACACGGTGTACGGCAGCGCGGCCAGCCATGAGCGGGCGCCGGCGTACGTGCGGCGTTCCGATGTCTGA
- a CDS encoding CinA family protein, translating into MSDSAGLEPLPVLAARVGAILRERRQTVAVAESSAGGLVSAALLAIPGASAFFLGGAVVYSRRAGKALLGLTAEDMAGMRAETEPYARFIAGRIRDSHRATWGLAESGAAGPSGSPYGDAPGHVCVAIAGAAAASRTIETADPDRVSNMDVFARQLLLLFHETLRAHSGTPG; encoded by the coding sequence ATGTCTGACAGCGCCGGCCTCGAGCCGCTTCCCGTGCTGGCCGCCCGTGTGGGCGCCATCCTTCGCGAGCGGCGCCAGACGGTGGCGGTGGCCGAATCCTCGGCCGGCGGACTGGTGTCGGCCGCCCTGCTCGCCATCCCGGGTGCTTCGGCTTTCTTCCTCGGCGGCGCGGTCGTCTATTCGCGCCGGGCCGGAAAAGCGCTGCTGGGGCTGACGGCCGAAGACATGGCCGGCATGCGCGCCGAAACCGAACCCTACGCCAGGTTCATCGCGGGCCGGATCCGCGACAGCCACCGCGCCACCTGGGGACTTGCCGAGAGCGGCGCGGCCGGCCCTTCCGGCAGCCCGTATGGCGACGCGCCGGGGCATGTGTGCGTGGCCATCGCCGGAGCGGCCGCGGCAAGCAGGACGATCGAAACCGCCGACCCGGACCGCGTGTCGAACATGGACGTGTTTGCGCGGCAGCTGCTCCTGCTGTTCCACGAGACGCTGCGGGCCCATTCAGGAACACCTGGCTGA
- a CDS encoding toxin-antitoxin system YwqK family antitoxin — MKKPTTQPHVQYHKDGSVWARGQKTPEGVLTGYWEWFRSDGTRMRSGHFENGEQIGEWTTYDKEGAVYKVTRMKPKKPPTGA; from the coding sequence ATGAAGAAACCGACCACGCAACCTCATGTGCAGTACCACAAGGACGGCAGCGTCTGGGCGCGTGGGCAGAAGACGCCCGAGGGTGTCTTGACGGGCTATTGGGAATGGTTCCGCAGCGACGGAACCCGGATGCGCTCCGGCCATTTCGAGAACGGCGAACAGATCGGCGAATGGACGACGTACGACAAGGAAGGCGCTGTGTACAAGGTCACGCGCATGAAGCCGAAGAAGCCGCCGACCGGCGCTTGA
- a CDS encoding tripartite tricarboxylate transporter substrate-binding protein, giving the protein MAASLGAGLLAAQSPAAAQAPWPEKPVTMVVPYSAGGPTDVVARMLAIPMGKSLGQTVIVENTVGAGGTIAPGRVAKAAPNGYTILIHHMGMATAPALYKKLNYDPLKDFEYVGQVMDVPMTLLSRKDFPANNFQELLAYVKTNKDKVTLANAGIGAVSQLCGMLLAHQIGVQLTTVPYKGAGPALNDLMGGQVDLLCDQTTQTAPVIKDGNRVKVFGVTTPRRLSSMPNIPTLDEQGLKGFDVKVWHGIYAPKGTPPSVMEKLNTALRAALQDDMVKHRFAELSTEAVPMDKVTPEALRTHLAAETEKWGKVIRAAGVQAD; this is encoded by the coding sequence ATGGCCGCATCGCTGGGCGCAGGCCTGCTGGCCGCGCAATCGCCGGCCGCCGCGCAGGCGCCCTGGCCGGAAAAGCCCGTCACCATGGTCGTGCCGTACTCGGCCGGCGGCCCCACCGACGTGGTCGCACGCATGCTCGCGATTCCCATGGGCAAGTCGCTCGGTCAGACTGTGATCGTCGAGAACACCGTGGGCGCCGGCGGCACCATTGCACCCGGGCGCGTGGCCAAGGCGGCGCCCAACGGCTACACCATCCTGATCCACCACATGGGCATGGCCACCGCGCCCGCGCTCTACAAGAAGCTCAACTACGACCCGCTGAAGGATTTCGAGTACGTGGGCCAGGTGATGGACGTGCCCATGACCTTGCTCTCGCGCAAGGATTTTCCGGCCAACAACTTCCAGGAACTGCTGGCCTACGTGAAGACGAACAAGGACAAGGTGACGCTCGCCAACGCCGGCATCGGCGCGGTGTCGCAGCTGTGCGGCATGCTCCTTGCGCACCAGATCGGCGTGCAGCTCACCACCGTGCCCTACAAGGGCGCCGGCCCGGCGCTCAACGACCTGATGGGCGGGCAGGTCGACCTGCTGTGCGACCAGACCACGCAGACCGCGCCGGTCATCAAGGACGGCAACCGCGTCAAGGTGTTCGGCGTGACCACGCCCAGGCGGCTGTCCAGCATGCCCAACATCCCCACGCTCGACGAGCAGGGCCTGAAGGGTTTCGACGTGAAGGTGTGGCACGGCATCTACGCCCCCAAGGGCACGCCGCCGTCCGTGATGGAGAAGCTCAACACGGCCCTGCGCGCCGCGCTGCAGGACGACATGGTCAAGCACCGCTTCGCCGAACTGAGCACCGAGGCCGTGCCGATGGACAAGGTGACGCCCGAAGCCCTGCGCACCCACCTGGCGGCCGAGACCGAGAAGTGGGGCAAGGTGATCCGGGCTGCGGGGGTGCAGGCGGATTAA
- a CDS encoding HpcH/HpaI aldolase/citrate lyase family protein → MSTAALTLARTFLFVPADRPERHARALATGAGAVIVDLEDAVAPERKAAAREGLAASFAALPGADRQRLMVRINAAGTPWHEDDRAATAGLVAQGLVAGVVLPKAERAGDLRLLAEAIGPKGVIVPLVESAAGLAAIDELAAASQVLRLAFGNLDFQADLGLACDAQEVELVPVRLSLLLASRRAGLPAPIDGVTADWRDAQRLAADTARARRGGFGAKLCIHPDQVAPVQAALAPSASELAWARRVIEAVRSAGGGVASLDGRMVDAPVLRLAERLVALDAQSPP, encoded by the coding sequence GTGAGCACGGCCGCGCTCACATTGGCGCGCACCTTTCTCTTCGTGCCCGCCGACCGGCCCGAGCGCCATGCGCGCGCGCTGGCTACCGGCGCAGGCGCAGTGATCGTCGACCTGGAAGACGCGGTGGCGCCGGAGCGCAAGGCTGCGGCGCGCGAAGGCCTTGCGGCCTCGTTCGCCGCGCTGCCCGGCGCCGACCGGCAACGCCTGATGGTGCGCATCAATGCCGCAGGGACGCCGTGGCACGAGGACGACCGCGCGGCCACGGCCGGGCTGGTGGCGCAAGGCTTGGTGGCGGGCGTGGTACTGCCCAAGGCGGAGCGGGCCGGCGACCTGCGGCTACTGGCTGAGGCGATTGGGCCGAAGGGCGTCATCGTGCCGCTTGTCGAATCGGCGGCCGGCCTTGCGGCGATCGATGAACTCGCGGCGGCTTCACAGGTGCTTCGGCTCGCCTTCGGCAATCTCGATTTCCAGGCCGACCTTGGCCTGGCCTGCGATGCTCAAGAAGTCGAGCTGGTGCCGGTGCGCCTTTCGCTGCTGCTGGCCTCGCGCCGCGCCGGCCTGCCCGCACCCATCGACGGCGTGACGGCCGACTGGCGCGACGCGCAGCGCCTGGCGGCCGACACGGCACGCGCACGCCGCGGCGGCTTCGGCGCCAAGCTTTGCATCCACCCCGACCAGGTTGCGCCGGTGCAGGCCGCACTGGCCCCGAGCGCCAGCGAACTCGCATGGGCGCGCCGCGTGATCGAGGCCGTCCGGTCCGCCGGCGGCGGTGTGGCCAGCCTCGACGGACGCATGGTCGACGCGCCGGTGCTGCGCCTGGCCGAAAGGCTGGTGGCGCTCGATGCGCAGTCGCCGCCCTGA
- a CDS encoding CaiB/BaiF CoA transferase family protein, translating into MTRPLDGITVVSLEHAIAAPFCTRQLADLGARVIKVERPGVGDFARAYDARVGGEASHFVWVNRSKESLTLDLKQPAALAVLQELVADADVLVQNLAPGAAARMGLGAEALRALHPRLIVCDISGYGEDGPYRDKKAYDLLIQSEAGFLSVTGTPDDPCKSGNSIADIAAGMYAYTGILAALLQRGKTGKGSHIDVSMLESLAEWMGYPMYYAYDGAPPPPRSAASHATIYPYGPFPAGDGGTVMLGLQNEREWRAFCEKVLLQAGLATDARFDSNARRNENRDALRAIIVETFAALGTAQVVERLDAAQIANARMNDMAGLWAHPQLQARERWRQVGSPAGDIPALLPAGRQSAFDYRMDAIPAVGEHTDAILRSLGRSGADIAALREAGAV; encoded by the coding sequence ATGACAAGACCCCTCGACGGCATCACCGTGGTTTCGCTCGAACATGCGATTGCCGCGCCGTTCTGCACCCGGCAGCTGGCCGACCTCGGCGCCCGCGTCATCAAGGTGGAGCGCCCCGGCGTCGGCGACTTCGCGCGCGCCTACGACGCGCGCGTGGGCGGCGAGGCCTCGCACTTCGTGTGGGTGAACCGCTCGAAGGAAAGCCTCACGCTCGACCTCAAGCAGCCTGCCGCGCTCGCGGTGCTGCAGGAGCTGGTGGCCGATGCCGACGTGCTGGTGCAGAACCTCGCGCCCGGCGCGGCCGCGCGCATGGGCCTGGGCGCCGAGGCGCTGCGGGCGTTGCATCCGCGGCTCATCGTCTGCGATATCTCGGGCTATGGCGAGGACGGCCCCTACCGCGACAAGAAGGCCTACGACCTGCTGATCCAGAGCGAGGCGGGCTTTCTCTCGGTCACGGGCACGCCGGACGATCCATGCAAGTCGGGCAATTCCATCGCCGACATCGCGGCGGGCATGTACGCCTACACCGGCATCCTCGCGGCGCTGCTCCAGCGCGGCAAGACCGGCAAGGGCTCGCATATCGACGTGTCGATGCTCGAATCGCTTGCTGAATGGATGGGCTATCCGATGTACTACGCCTACGACGGCGCTCCGCCGCCGCCGCGCAGCGCCGCCTCGCACGCCACCATTTATCCCTACGGGCCGTTTCCCGCCGGCGACGGCGGCACGGTGATGCTGGGCCTGCAGAACGAGCGCGAATGGCGCGCCTTCTGCGAGAAGGTGCTGCTGCAGGCAGGGCTCGCCACCGACGCGCGCTTCGACAGCAACGCGCGGCGCAACGAGAACCGCGATGCATTGCGCGCGATCATCGTGGAGACCTTCGCCGCGCTCGGCACCGCGCAGGTGGTCGAGCGCCTCGATGCCGCGCAGATCGCCAACGCGCGCATGAACGACATGGCCGGGCTGTGGGCGCATCCGCAGCTGCAGGCGCGCGAGCGCTGGCGGCAGGTGGGCTCGCCGGCCGGCGACATTCCGGCCCTGCTGCCGGCCGGGCGCCAAAGCGCCTTCGACTACCGCATGGATGCGATACCGGCCGTGGGCGAGCACACCGACGCCATCCTGCGCAGCCTCGGCCGCAGCGGGGCGGACATCGCGGCATTGCGCGAGGCGGGGGCGGTGTGA
- a CDS encoding FAS1-like dehydratase domain-containing protein → MSNSTQETSPGAIGSDTLAKLQAWQGRSETLADDITAAPVRALSATLDRDDALPTAGTRLPELWHWLYFLPHHRQSEIGEDGHAKRGGFLPPVPLPRRMWAGGRLAWEQGNPLQVGDRVERTSTIASVTHKAGRTGELMFVLVRHEVRNERGLALTEEHDIVYRAAAAPGEKAPPPTPAPKDAAFSREIVPDDVLLFRYSALTFNGHRIHYDRRYVTQVEGYPGLIVHGPLIATLLVDLLRRNVPGAQLARFEFRAVRPTFDIAPFRVHGKPAEGSADGKTFSLWGEDADGWLTMQATAVLA, encoded by the coding sequence ATGAGCAACTCCACCCAAGAGACATCCCCCGGCGCGATCGGCAGCGACACGCTCGCGAAGCTCCAGGCCTGGCAAGGCCGCAGCGAAACGCTGGCCGACGACATCACCGCCGCGCCCGTGCGCGCGCTCTCGGCCACGCTCGACCGCGACGACGCGCTGCCCACTGCCGGCACGCGCTTGCCCGAACTCTGGCACTGGCTCTACTTCCTGCCGCACCACCGCCAATCCGAGATCGGCGAGGACGGCCATGCGAAGCGCGGCGGCTTCCTGCCGCCTGTGCCGCTGCCGCGCCGCATGTGGGCCGGCGGCCGGCTGGCGTGGGAGCAGGGCAATCCGCTGCAAGTCGGCGACAGGGTCGAGCGCACCTCGACCATCGCCTCGGTCACCCACAAGGCCGGCCGCACGGGCGAGCTGATGTTCGTGCTGGTGCGCCATGAAGTACGCAACGAACGCGGCCTTGCGCTGACCGAGGAGCACGACATCGTCTACCGCGCCGCGGCCGCGCCCGGCGAGAAGGCGCCACCGCCCACGCCGGCACCGAAGGACGCCGCCTTCAGCCGCGAGATCGTGCCCGACGACGTGCTGCTGTTCCGCTATTCGGCGCTGACCTTCAATGGCCACCGCATCCACTACGACCGCCGCTACGTGACGCAGGTCGAGGGCTATCCGGGGCTGATCGTGCACGGCCCGCTGATCGCGACGCTGCTCGTGGACCTGCTGCGCCGCAACGTGCCGGGCGCGCAGCTCGCTCGCTTCGAGTTCCGCGCCGTGCGGCCGACCTTCGACATCGCGCCGTTCCGCGTGCACGGCAAGCCGGCCGAAGGCAGTGCAGACGGCAAGACCTTCAGCCTCTGGGGCGAGGACGCCGACGGCTGGCTCACGATGCAGGCCACGGCCGTGCTCGCATGA